TTTCTACCTGAACCACCCAGTAGTGTTTTCCAGAGGTGAATCTTTGTTTCCCCAGAACGGAGACGCAGGAGTCAAACCTGCGGGGGTCGTCAGGGGGAGAGGCTTTCCTCTGCTGGCTGCTGAGACTCACCTGTGGATCGTCAacatttacaacaacaacaacaataacaacaacaacaacaactgacaTTCTGTTTTTACATCATGGACATTATCAGTGATGTTCATAATCATGAGTCAACATCTTCAtaatcagtttgtttgtttgttcagtttCGTTGCCAATCAAATTTCAATGAGCTCaggatctcttttgcaagagagacctaaGAACAAATATACACAAGATCACAACAAGACAATTattcacacaaaacaaccatcacacacacacacacacacacacacacacacatacacacactaattaGAACAAAAACTAATATTATTAGACATATACTAGTTAGTTAAGCTATTAAAGCTTTAAAGTCTTGCAGAGGAATGAGTGTAGCTAACTTCAAACTGTGTTGCAGATCATTCACGTAATAAGGTGCAAAGTACTGAAAACCAGTCTTCCCAGTTCAGAGTTGGTATGAGGAACTTTTAAAGCCAAGCTATCCTGTGATCTGTTGTCATGGTTATTATCTATCCCGTGATCTGCTGTCATGGTTATTAGCTCTGAACTCAACTAAGCATGTTAAATCTCTCGGCAGCTTAGATAGCAAGGTCTTATAAATTAAGACACAGGTATGCTGATGCCTTCTAGATGCCAGTGATGACCATCCAGCCTTTTCATGTAACGGCACTGTTGTAGACAGCATTCAGTGGCACGAGCATACAGGGTAGCTGCACAGTCCAATGTAGACAGTATTATGGATTGTGTAATGGGTTTTCCTGTACTCAAAGGAGAAACAAGCTCTGTTTCGGTATAAGAATCCCATTTGAATTTTTTGAGCAAGATGTTCAACATGAGTTTTGGAGGACAATCTGCTGTCTAACCTATTCCTCCTATTCCTATTATAATGCAATCAGTTAGATCTCCATTTAGAGCATGGAGAGGTTTGCGACCTTCAATGGTCCGTGCGTTTGTGAAATGCAcaaattttgtctttttgcagtTTAGAACAAGCTTTAAATCAAAAGGAAGGTCTGGAGGACATCGAAAGCAGACTGTAACCTGGAGAAGGCCTGGTTTGCGGTACGGCCGATGACATGCAAGATGGTGTCATCAGCATGAAAATGGATATTACAGCACTGagttggaaaataaatataatttaagcagattatttaataataataataaaataagtttgtCACATATTTCAGACAGTGATTATACTGTCACACTTGACCTTTTTTCCATCTGGGGACAGAATCAACCAGCCTGCAGCAGTTACAGGATCCAGAGTCACATCCGCTGGAGatgaacaaaataaatggaTGAGATGACATAATTTAATTCAGAGTTCACAGATTTTAAGAAATAATTCACACAAAAATGTTATATTGCAATCTCTCTGCCTTCATATTACTCAAAACACATGTGAGGTTTGTATGTTCATGTAGGGAATTGAACAATCACAGCTCCATGTCAGCCTTTTCCACAACAACACAACTGGCCGGTGTCCTATTTTGTTCCAAACAGAGCAATACATTTTGGTTAGTACTGTATTTTAGAAACCAATTGGTAGCCTGTAGAACTACTTTCTGCTGCAACATCGGTAAAACCTAAAAGTTTACATTTAACCCTTTTAATTTGAACCATAATTACAAAATTTCCATTCCAATaatttttttgattgttttttttctcttttggatTGCTATCTTGTACATTGcacatattttttattcttaataCTGTGAACGTTTGCACATTCCCtagtcaatattttgcacattcctgcacaaaactgtacagctctttcattACAAAAACCCCCAGTTATATTGtacatatatttaatatattttttcatattttattgtcatttttttatttatgcttCTTGACTTATATTACTTTCTatttatgttttctatttttattttctcttacaaTGTTTACtgttatgcaccaaaacaccaaaagaCAAATTCCTTATACGTGAAAATCAACTCTGCAATAAacttgattctgattttgactCTCTTTCCAGGAAATATAAAGATTAAATTGCACATATGAAGGTGAGTAGATGATgacaaaagttacatttttaggGGAACTTTTTTTACACTATTAAGTACATGTCCTTACACATACCTGCATATTGATTCATCTTGCTCACttctacaaaataaaagacaagaaatgttgtcagttttgtgaaaacaaaatgaaacagctgTCTGACATTTGGCAAATGGAGCAGTAGAACTGTATGAGGCtgtttgaaatatataaaaGGCTGTATGTACTGTTGAGTTATTGTGATTTTGTCTTGTgtgacaaattattttttgacatacaAATAGTAAAATATGATATGCTTATATTGGTGAACACTGGCAGATTTAGCAAACAAAAGGCTTTTTCGAGGTACACATCCTACACAGGTAATAATATCAAGACAGCAACAATATCACTACCTTCTACAGACAGTTTCTTTTCAAGTTCATGGCAGACGTCCACCAACTTGGAGAAAGCTCTCCTCACTTTCCCTATGTAGTTGTCTGAGTGGACTCTGACCTCAGACCAATCTCTGGTGGACATTGGAGCACCCAGAGAGGGGAAACTCTACAGTAAAAGAGGACAACAGAGGCACACATTGCTTGTGAGTGCAAAAAAAGATTCTCTCTTATCAGggattgtgtttgtatttatttaataaatttaGCATAATATATCTTTTGTATAAATAATCTAGTAGATGAAAACATGAATAGAGTGTGCAGGACTTTCTGACCTGTATGAGATGAAGAGGATCCTCTGTGTGCTCCAGGTACTGCAGCtcactgcatctgctctgcagtTCATTGATTTCCTGCCGGAGCACTTTGAGAAGCTCCTCCGCTGTCCTCTCAGCTGTTTTGTACTTCTCCTCGATCTCCTCGATGAGCAAAGCCTGGTTTCTCTCAATGACGCTTACCATCATGGTGGCGACCTGAACACTTGACtgtatctctctttctttatttaccTGCAGATACGTATAAATCAAGATGaattaatatgtaaaataacGCAAATATAAGATTGTAACAAAATAGCACCCCTCACTGGATGAAGTTGAAAAAAAGACATCCACAGACTGTAAACAATAAACTGTGAAAACTTTTCATTTCAGATTTGAGGACCAAAAGGAATGAAACAACAGAGAAGACTTTTCTGAATTCTGAAGACTTAAATGATGGATttttaagaagaagaaatatgaaGAATTACTTTAATAATCCCCCTTGGGGAAAATTCATCTTTACACTCCGCTTAGTACTTTGTTACACACACAGGAGAAACCTATACATGCAGTTGATGTgtagatactgtatgtcaaatTGATGGGTCGCCACAGTGCAGTGCCCCGAGCAGTTAGGGGTTAGGTGCCTTGCTCAGTTCACCTCGGCAGGGTCCACCTCCGTATCCACTGATCCATTCTGGACTCAAACCTACTACTGAGCTACTGCTGGCcccaatttattttattttattattattatgaaattaaATCAGAGTTTAAAAAGAgtcaaagagtctacagccacgctagcagctctgtgaagctgtactaaGCACAGTGgcactttgagctaaatgctaacaccagcatgctaacatgctcagaaCAACAATgataacatactgatgtttagcaggtacaatattttccatgttcaccatcttagcatgttagcatgctaacatttgcgaatcagcactaaacacaaagtgcagctgagactgatgaGAATGTCCTCTGTATTGCAGGTATTTAGTTATAAACCAAGCATTTACAGATAAAGGTGCATATGAGAAAGGACTTTATGTGTATATAAGCAAAGCACAAGGAGACAACAATGACAACTCTTTTAAAAATCAAGTGGGGACATACATGTTTCTGTCCcataaatgtttatgtttataattgaaaaacattaaaatacaacacTTACTTTGCTCAACTCCACTGAAACCTTGATCTCCTCAAACTTTCTGATTCTGGCCTGCAGCATCCGTTGAAACTCTGCTTCAGTCTTCTTCATTTGAGTCTGTAAAAGTTGGTGAAAGGtgaacacaaatacataaacagGGACACTGTAATGCAACtattacaataacaaaatatattatattaatttgcAGGCAGAACATTGACAGTATATTGGCAGCATAGACCATCAGTGGTATTGTATAATAGAATAAACATAAAATTGAACTGCATGTAACATGCATTATTATGAAATCTCAGGGTAAAAGATAGAAGTAGATCATTAGATAAAATAAATCTCTTTTCCTCACCCTGATCCTTATGCTCTCCTTCTCCATGGGGACAATCTCATGGTGTTTGTGTTCCCTCTCTTTGCATTTCATACAAACAGGTGTCTGGTCTCTATTGCAAAACATCTCCAGGAACTCGTTGTGATTTCTGCAGATGTGACTGGTGGTGAAGGTGGCCGGATCTGTCAGCCCGTGCCTCGTCATCATTTGATCCCTTAGATGAGGAGTCAGGTGAATTTCACAGTAAGACTCCCGGCAGACGAGGCACGACTTGACCGCTGTTGACTTGTTTCCTTGGCAGATGTCACAGGGAACATCAGACACAGAATGTTGTCTTGGGACAAGTCTCTTTGGTGGGGCTGGCTTGTATGCTGGCTTGCCCTTCAGAGACCTTTTGATTGAATACAGATCTGGTTAATTTAtatcaaacatgaaaaaaggagaaaaaatgaaaaatgaaaaataatgctAAAAAGTGTATTTTACTTTGCAAGACATTGTTTAAaaatttatacacacacaaaaaaaagataatatcaACAGACCTTTTAAATTGCTCAGTGATGTCTTTTAAGCCTACGTTGATCCTGAGTTCTGGGCGTTTTCTGAAGGCCTCTTTGCACACCGGACACTCTGACTTATGTCTTGTATCCCAAAAGCGTTTGATGCATCCCAGGCAGAAATTGTGCCCACATGGGATGGAGACAGGGTTGTTGAAGATATCCAGACAGATGCTGCACCAAAACTGCTCCTCAGATAATGCAGAGGCCATGTTTCTGACTGAAGAATGACCTTATTTTACTTATACATGCATATTCAAAAATGTGTGGATATCTCGTACatattataatgtaaaaatgctgtttgaaaAGAATTTCCTCAACCCCTAGCTTTTTGTCAGATATTACCTGTtaagtactgtatataaacaaatacaacctAAATTTCCTTAATTATTGAGACTTCACCAGGATAGTAGTAtccattattataaaaaaattgGATCTATCCAAACTCTTCTTTTACAAAGGTAATAGCCAACAAATGGCCGATTGATTATAGCCTTGGAGGAGAACAACAAAAGGCAAAGACGTTATGTATGCATCTGTACTAAAAGGTACAAGACTAAGGTTACTGTAACACATGCTGTCTAAATAGTCTAAAATGTGTTCCAGTAATTTATTTTGCACATCAGTCCTGTGGGAACCAAGGCACTTGCTAGTGAGCTTTCTTGATTTCTCCTTTTGAGTCTAGGCTTAATACCCAAATCTTTAGCTGAGGAGTCAGTGAAGACCAGAACAAGCTAAAGGAAGGTTAATATTTGAATTATGTCACTCAGACTTTCAAACTCCTTATGGATTGAGTGGCCAGGTCAGTCAATTGATTCTTAACTATTCTAAAAACCCACTTAATAGGGAGTTTGATCACCTTATTATTCTGCAAATCGTCCATGTACTCCAAAACggacacagacagcagatgcAGGAAGATTATGACTTTTATATTCtaaatattgaatattaaatgctgttgagtaagatttttaaatgtaaaatagacGTCACGTAGTCTAAGTTCAAACTGACTGTTAGATTTTAGACGTCTATCTGACATCTATCTGCTCTGATAGCCTGATGTTAAAGAATAGGCTAGCTGCCCCGTCTCCTCAGTCCTAATTCTTTCAAGCGTGCTTCTGTGTCCCACgggacattttaatgttgaaatcatATCAAGAATTAGGCTACATCATATGTCCTTTGTTAAAGTATTCTCTTATGATTTCagtctcctcttccatccttaAACTAAGTTTAAGATTTGTGCAAAGACACTGCTGAGAGTAGTAGGCTAGGCTCAgctacacaaacaggaaattacaTTGAACTGTCGCCAGGGACTTGGGTTCTATCCAGTTACAAACAAGAAGTGTTGTCCTTCCTTTTCTGTAATctgaaatgtcattgtgttttgtgaaatgttgttgtgtttgacaCTCAGGACCACCATAAATGTATACACAGCTGCCAACAGCAACCAACTTCCACTCATTAACCAGAAAGGGATTTTGGTCAAATAAGGTTCTTTAGTTGGAATAAAAGCCTGCAGACTCTCAGACCAGAATGgtttgttgatataaaaatctACAGCAAAGGAATGCTGCTAGACAGGTTAAATCAGAGAAACAGTTCAGAAATTATTCAAGGAACATTTTGAAACACATCATCCATTAGGTTGGAGTGTCAAAATGTCCCAGTGGTGAAGTTAGATCAGATCAGTGCCAAGTAATTGTAACATTATAGGTTTGAATCTGACACAGGAATGTTGCAATGTCTGTGCCCTCCTTTGTTTTATCACGGATACACAAACTCtaacaaaatcataaaaatacaattcaaatTGGTAAAAGGGTTTGTGTGAAAAAATACCTTAGATAAAAACATACTGTGGTAATGTTTGGTGCATTTCTGGTCCTGTACAGAGTTATTTGTCCCCGTACGCTGgttaaaaagtgcatttttgtttgaaaaaaatggtATGGTAAGCCTTTTTTGGTACATTTTACATGCAATTCCCATTATATCCACTTTGACTGCTTTACCTCTGAGCATTTTCCGTTTGAAAAACATTGCTGACATTGTTTACGTTCATGGCAAAAGTCAGTTTATCTTGAAACAGAGGCTACTGATTGTATACGTTCTTACTCTCTACACTATTTGCTAAGTAAAAATAATGTCTTACCTGTGTGGGTCGACAGACGGATACTCCTTAACAAATGTGTTGCCAGCCGTTGTATGAACACTGTCAAAACAAACTCTTCCTGAAATAGATGCCGCTTGACTTTAAAGTTCTTCACGCACTGACATTTGTCAAAGAGTTAAACAGGTTATTCTGGTTTTGCTTATTAGCCTTCACCAGTATACACATTATATTTCAACTGTAATTCACTGTAGCTGCTGCTCTTAAGTACAAAGTGAGCAATTatcaaatgtactgtacatgtatgttatcaggagagaggaagagaaatatacagacaataacacaaaacagtaaGACATAACAAACAGAGGTTATGtttaaatttggtacagatttTTGTTAGTGGGAGAACTATgcataaatatttcatatttgtgtgtttctctgctgtgcatgtgtgtaagtgtgttgtGTATTCATGGATGCATAAGTGTGAGCAGAGGAATGTGCAGTTGTGTgcaaggaggagagagaagaaaaagaaaagaataaaatgtcaaaatctatttttttgtaGGAGCCTGAGAGGAAGCGGCCGGGGTGGGCTAGCAGGGTCCACTCTCTATGTTTTTTCTCCTTGTATTTAGTATTCTCATCTTTATCTTATTGGTGTCATTGCCTTGGGCTGCCTGCAGACCTTTAGGAGGGAGCTGGTTCAATGCTTGTAcgttttatattgttatttttcttttctttccacttGTTTCACTGATGTACAGTAGTGTTCCCCACAGCTGTCACACGTTGTGTCATACAACACTCCAGTTTTCCTCTCCGGAGGGGTCTTCTCTTGAGGGTGTACCAGCAGAGAGCTTAAGGCCCCTCTGAGATGCTTCTGGTGGCCCCCGTTGATTTAGCAGCTTCCGTCCCGGTCTCAGGTCAGTCTGGGCTGGATTCCCATCATCCACTCCTTGTAATTGTTGGCCTGCAGGACTCTTCAGACATCCTGCACCCCCCTCTCTTTATccttaaatatttatttgagcTTTTGTCTGTAATAAATGTTCAAGACTATCGTTACCATATAATGTGATCTaaatttttaattcatttcaacTCACACATGAACATGTCACTTCATCATGTAGCAGACATTGCAACATAAGAACGTTAAAAATCCAAAACAGAGCAACTGAAAGTGATTTCTAAACATAATTTAGacaaacacagttataccctaattagacaccatacatctaaattatgctgtaattagaaactgcatataatgccgtattagacccaaaatatacAATACTTACATTTTAGATTATACcctaattagaaaccaaataggagatccTAATACACCAttacaaatcaaatacaatgcCATGtcagatccaaaatatgctacagttagaCACTATTCTACCTTTACTACCGTAattagacaccacatttaatgctgccaacatgggCCTGTGGtagcttaattagacaacacaggctgtaattagaaaAATTTAATGCCATATTATATCGGGCATAGCTTTTATAATAGTCAAAACACAGAGAGCTAAGAGgacaacacatttatttggccttcatttaacacagtttcactttcttAAAGGGTCATTTGTTGCTCATTAAGAAAACTGTACCGTAAACTAAAGTCAAACCACATCTGGTCACTACTTCACACATCCCTTGTAGCCTGAACCACAGTTCGTCCTCTCAAAATCCTAGAATAGTTTTGTATACTTAATGTATAACAATGTAGGTCAAGATGGCAACATCCCACtcttcattttaacatttctctACTTACACTATTAAACTCTACACTACACTAATAAACTAGAACACCTGTAGGCTTTACTTGCATTTTGCATAACAAAATCTATGATAATACCTCCAGATTTATGATGTATTTATACAAGTTTGCTAGACAGCtttaaataatgttaaatgtttttgggCTTAGGTACTTGACTTGGGAGTCACTGAATAGTCCTGGCAATAGTCCTGATGTTGAATGAATAGACAGGTAACGATGAGATGATAAAAATCCTGACTGTGCAGCCATTTATTACTGGGTGGAGGACACAGTACGTTCGctgtttatatgtttgtattCAATCATCTGCTATGTGACAGTCCAGATGAACTTTGTATGTAGCAAAATATGTAGAAAAACTAGGCACACTGCAAGAGACCTCACTTGCTTCACTAGCTTGTGACTACTTTAGTTGTGCCAGGTGACTGtcccatttatatcaatataattgttttcaccagaaaaaaacactgtttgtttgttcaaacACTTCAAAAGACCTGACAATTCATCTCTTGCAGTTGCATGAATGACTGTCTTCTAACGCAGAAGCGTGGTGACATTGTTATACTGCCACAAACACTCTTAGGGAGAAGGCGGGTTGTTGGATGGTTAGGTGTCAAAAATGTGCCACATGCCATAGATTTCGGTTTATGTTAGTCTCCTCCCAACAGTCTGGAGGTTTTTATGGGTCCACACGGTTCCTAGCAAACGAGATGGATCCCAGAACCCGAGCTGGGGCAGGTCCAagcttttcatcttttttgGGTCCTGTAGGGCCCTGTTGTATTGCTGTGGGTCTTGGGCCTGTGTATCAATATGTGTAATACCTGAATGGATCCAAGTGGACATGCTATCAGCTCTGATCGCTTGGTGAGTCATAATCATCATGAGGTCAAACTTTTGTGCAGGAAAATGACATGCATTAATACTAATTAATactaaactattttttttaaatccataaCTGATTCTTACTTGGCAACCCAGTATCCCTAGAAATAGTGGCCATATTGGATTGTCATGATTTACGTCCAGTGCCAGCTTTCAGTGAACCAGTGTGTCCTTCATGTAGCAAGGACAAAAAGTAACAGTGTTGAGGTCaggcagtgttttgtttttttaaaacaaaacactgccTCTTTAGCAGAGATTAGTCACTGCTGAAGTATGTGTGCTCTGATGCTTTATAAAGCCATTTTGTCACTGATGATTGGTTTGAGTGGTGTGCATGAACAAGTGTGCAGATTCTAATAGGGCTTAATGACATAAAGTACAGATCTCTCCCCTTGTATTTCCAgtagattttgttttaaattcaaCCAGTAAGTGGGGCAGAGTTTTGGTTTTGGTGTCCCTTATCAGTAATTATAATGTCTTTATCAGAAAACTAAGTAGGTTTTAAGACAAAATGATGACCTTACACTTGACATGTTAGAGAAGTAGTCATAAACTAAAGGCAGTGTTCCCACTCGCTAGAGAAAGAGAGGCGTCTGCTTGCCTCATATTTTATTGCCACCAGGTGGAGCAGTCAGGACATAGCAGGAAATGCTTACagattcatttaatttattaatttcatgaATTCATTTGTCACTTCACTTCTGGTGGTGCTGGTTGTATAACAGACGCATACCATGTAAATGCAACTTTCCCAGTTCTGGAGCTGGGAGCATTTTGCACATGCCATCACTCCGTCATACTAACaaatgccatttaaaaaaatcatctgtGGTTCGAAGTGACTTATAACATtatctttatatacatttatataagatatttatatatcactccaaaatttgtatttaatttctgGACCTTatattatgaaaatgtattaaattagattatgaaaaaaaaaaagagaaattaatgtgtttttcttgaaCTCAAAAGCTTAAACTGACCTACAacataatacatacagtaccGGCTTTAGTCAaggtatttttttaatgtgtgtaattGTCTGACTGACTTGTTGTCTGACATCACCGTCACTGTCCTGTCACAGAACATTTGTTAGCATAATTGTACGCTCATGCTAAAAGAAGTCACTTCTCAGTTCAACATACAGTTTGCATTAGACAAGACAGCACAGCTTTGCATCTGTTTTACATCCTTAATATCCATTGAGATCATGTAAAAAAGGTTCCAAACCATCCGTGCGTCATTTAAACTCGTAGTAATATTTAACTTAGAGGCAATGTAGGTTTTGTTGTTCAGAGTTCATTTGAAGGGTTATAATGTACTTTTGACTTACTGCTCaacacattattatatattttaggTAACTGATAATACCTTTAgcaataatatttattataatttaaaaatattcatattaattcAGATCCAGCTGTGGTTCTGAAGTCCATTATTTTTTCCTCATGTGAGAGCTGATGTAACTCAGAAAGCTATAATAGTTTAGCTGGTTAAGAAGCAGGTTTAGTAACAGAGAGTGTAATGGGTTCAAAGCTTGAGTGTATCTTTAAATATATGATTAAGCACCACATTTGTATCCAGATTAACtaagaaaacacatgctgaAGGGCTTAGACTGAATTGCAAAGTGACCTTTTTCTTCCTGGTCTGCTGTACAGCTGCACTCGCTGTTTGTCAAAAGTTTgaatgttaaaggataaggctgctgtttttctatattttccctattgtcatcaaatcccattaaaagaccaaaaccaatattGCATTAGTCCATCTATCTCATTACTTTCAGACTTCACTATTCTGTCAGTGGCACTCAGCCTCAAGCTCATTGGCTCCTACTACTAAAAATCTCTAAAAATTGGTAACAAATataaagtttcattttaaaaaaagtaaatttaaaatttaaaaataatttcttgaAAAAGCTGGGCactagtttttagcaaatgcaaactcaaacaggagtaaatagtgcagtGTGCCtcaatgatgtgttttaatagtttttacaAGAATGTATTATATAAGTTAAGAAATAGGTCAATAATTATGAAGAAATGATGGGCTcaagttgtttctttttttacttttaattactATGTTTCACACAGTACAGTAACACAGAAGCTAAATGCctaattgaaaatgaaacaaataaatcaagtaATGATTACAGGTGTATGTATGATGAAATTACAGATACAAGTCAGCCACACTTAAAGCTATAACAGCCGTGGTGTATagcatgtaaaatatataaggtggcaattcacttcaattcacTTTAATGACCACAGAGATGGGCTGATGGAACTTGTACTGGTAACCGCCTCTAACAACATTATCAACATTAACACAGCTACAATGTTAAATGACTACAAACACAGACGTATAATTTATATCCAACAACATATCACATATACACAACAAGACAAATAAGTACCATGTATAAATATCTCACATACTGTGGACATGGAAATTCAGTCCCAGgtcaaaaactgtgtttttgtaccacttaataaattaaattatagaATTATCAGCCTCTGAAAGTCTCTCTTTAGCTTCAAATATGTTTGtactgaacattttattttcagaataaccAGGACTGTTTGAAACTGAAGATTTATTTGATGTGAATAGGTGCATTCAAAATTTACGATGGATTATTGTATATGGTGGCCATTTAAAGATGAATTCACAAAGAGTTGTCTTTCGGAGTTTATTGCAATATTATACTAGTAGACTAGTGAATAAGGTTTTAAGCTGCCAATACAATTATGTACACATGTAGAATTTAGGTTTgccaaaaaaaaccaaactgtGACGTCGTCTAATATGACAACTTATTGCAgaacagcagcataactaatcAGTGACAACTGTGAGTTTTCTTTGTAAAACTGACAATAACTATGAGCCTCAAAACTAATAAAACTAGCAAACTAATAAAATATGGAAAACTGATCAAGTAAAACAAGTAACTTTTACTCAGGTTTTACTCAAATCATATTGAATCTACTTCTTTCCTTGATATTGGCAGTCAACACACACCTACTTTCTAAGATGTTTTCAACCCAGTACTGTATAGTTGCCTTCAGCTGGGAAGCTGGTGAACCTCTGTGACATCCTGCCACAGATGCACAAATCTGGGATTAAAGGGATATTTAACAACCTAGACACATGTGCAACAGAGCCTTTAATATCTAAAAGACATACAGCTTTGTGATTCATAATAAAATGTTCTCATGTGAGGTTAAACGAGAACGTTTTGGCAGTGTCAAAATGTGTAGATATTCATACATGCTGCATAAAATCTCCCGTAAATCTGTTATGGAGtaccatttttttcttctgctgctctgcaaacagtcttattactattacacTAACATTATTTCTTGTGTAAAGTCTTCACTACATGTGCCTTCTCTTCTTTGTGGAAGATATTGTTATCAGTCTTCTTTATCCAGAAAATTTTGTCATCTCTCGTAATCATCTCCTCTTTCATCTTCTcctcaaactgaaaaacaaaaatgtttgtaccaataatactgatgaaagaaagaagTCCAAAGAAGTTAAGTTTTGAGTTttctttgaattttttttccaaGCCTTCTAAAAGGtatgttacttttttttgtttggctacTCGTCTGTTCCCATTGAATGTAGCACTGGGTGACTGAGCTTACTTGATCAAGGGCACCTTGGTAGATGTTACTTATTCATTTT
This sequence is a window from Siniperca chuatsi isolate FFG_IHB_CAS linkage group LG22, ASM2008510v1, whole genome shotgun sequence. Protein-coding genes within it:
- the LOC122869776 gene encoding nuclear factor 7, ovary-like, encoding MASALSEEQFWCSICLDIFNNPVSIPCGHNFCLGCIKRFWDTRHKSECPVCKEAFRKRPELRINVGLKDITEQFKRSLKGKPAYKPAPPKRLVPRQHSVSDVPCDICQGNKSTAVKSCLVCRESYCEIHLTPHLRDQMMTRHGLTDPATFTTSHICRNHNEFLEMFCNRDQTPVCMKCKEREHKHHEIVPMEKESIRIRTQMKKTEAEFQRMLQARIRKFEEIKVSVELSKVNKEREIQSSVQVATMMVSVIERNQALLIEEIEEKYKTAERTAEELLKVLRQEINELQSRCSELQYLEHTEDPLHLIQSFPSLGAPMSTRDWSEVRVHSDNYIGKVRRAFSKLVDVCHELEKKLSVEEVSKMNQYAADVTLDPVTAAGWLILSPDGKKVSLSSQQRKASPPDDPRRFDSCVSVLGKQRFTSGKHYWVVQVGDKTDWDLGVARESINRKGAITVRPDSGYWAICRRKGGSLSACAGPSVTLNLQETPQKVGIFLDYEEGLVSFYDTEAKTHIYTYSGCNFTEPLYPYLNPCLHDNGKNTAPLIICPVEVGFTEEIVAF